The Alnus glutinosa chromosome 7, dhAlnGlut1.1, whole genome shotgun sequence genome includes a region encoding these proteins:
- the LOC133874326 gene encoding inactive protein RESTRICTED TEV MOVEMENT 2: METNASANPEPSRFEPFCRWRAEEGRDILEVHLPGFKREQLRVRINIRGGLIIFGDCTNPLSSFHKQVEIPKDCNADAIRAKFVSEILYITMPKKFPRSSAGKPKQENSQSKVEEDSRVKESSAGEKTKTSSARLKYWFESAVSRLGISRRMAIAVVVLMIVVATYVTLKCRKVWPCPNYYTPK; this comes from the exons ATGGAAACGAATGCCAGTGCTAACCCCGAGCCCTCTCGTTTCGAACCCTTTTGCAGGTGGCGCGCAGAAGAAGGGCGCGACATTCTCGAGGTTCATCTtccag GGTTCAAAAGGGAACAACTTAGGGTTCGAATCAACATTCGCGGAGGTCTTATAATTTTCGGAGATTGTACGAATCCTCTAAGCTCCTTTCACAAACAAGTTGAGATTCCAAAAGATTGTAATGCAGATGCAATTCGTGCAAAGTTTGTTAGCGAAATTCTTTATATAACAATGCCTAAGAAATTTCCTAGGAGCTCTGCGGGAAAACCAAAACAGGAAAATAGTCAAAGCAAGGTGGAAGAAGATTCTAGAGTTAAAGAATCGAGTGCTGGAGAGAAGACTAAGACATCATCAGCACGCCTCAAATATTGGTTTGAGAGTGCAGTTTCAAGGCTTGGAATCTCAAGAAGGATGGCAATTGCGGTTGTTGTTCTAATGATTGTCGTTGCAACTTATGTTACACTTAAATGTCGCAAAGTCTGGCCATGTCCAAATTATTATACCCCAAAATGA